The following coding sequences are from one Desulfonatronum thioautotrophicum window:
- a CDS encoding ABC transporter ATP-binding protein: MSLLIETIRHTFGPKTVLQDISLQVASGEVVCLLGPSGCGKTTLLRLIAGLEELQHGRILIDDQVIAEPRRQMLPERRGTGFLFQDFALFPHLTVLENTMFGLAQRSSKAERRAKALDALEQVDMQDYAAVYPHELSGGQQQRVALARALAPSPRIMLLDEPFSSLDTRLRAQIRDQTLHVLKSTGVATVMVTHDPEEAMFMGDRIILMHQGHIVQTGSPAELYAHPVNAFVTTFFSDVNALSGTVEAGAVQTKFGTIKTNGLPDGSVVDILFRPDAVSVRNGHGALSSHRGETAPNGYQAASGSVSNIAEDRGERPLENLIEADVLTTRLLPGATLVHLRIPVNGHSDTPDLHLHARVPCVSPMPEGTKVQVHVPLDQIYVFPKS, from the coding sequence ATGTCTTTGCTGATTGAAACCATTCGTCACACGTTCGGCCCCAAGACCGTGCTTCAGGATATTTCCCTCCAGGTCGCATCCGGTGAGGTTGTCTGCCTGCTGGGTCCGTCCGGCTGCGGCAAGACAACCCTGCTCAGGCTTATTGCCGGACTCGAGGAACTCCAGCATGGTCGTATTCTGATCGATGACCAGGTCATTGCCGAACCCCGGCGGCAGATGCTGCCAGAACGGCGCGGCACCGGATTCCTGTTCCAGGATTTCGCCTTGTTTCCGCACCTCACGGTCCTGGAAAACACCATGTTCGGCCTGGCGCAAAGGAGCTCCAAAGCCGAACGTCGCGCCAAAGCCCTGGACGCCCTTGAGCAGGTGGACATGCAGGACTACGCGGCGGTCTATCCACATGAACTTTCCGGCGGACAGCAGCAACGGGTGGCCTTGGCCCGAGCCCTGGCCCCCAGCCCGCGGATCATGCTCCTGGACGAACCGTTCTCCAGCCTGGACACCCGACTGCGGGCCCAGATCCGCGATCAGACCCTGCATGTCCTCAAATCCACCGGCGTGGCCACGGTCATGGTCACCCATGACCCGGAAGAGGCCATGTTCATGGGCGACCGGATCATCCTGATGCATCAGGGGCACATCGTACAGACCGGCAGCCCGGCGGAGCTGTACGCCCATCCGGTCAATGCCTTCGTGACCACCTTTTTCAGTGACGTGAATGCGCTTTCGGGAACAGTGGAGGCAGGTGCTGTCCAGACCAAATTCGGAACCATCAAGACGAATGGCCTCCCGGACGGATCAGTGGTGGACATTCTCTTCCGGCCGGATGCCGTTTCCGTGCGTAACGGCCACGGTGCGCTCTCGTCCCATCGGGGCGAAACTGCCCCAAACGGGTATCAGGCAGCAAGTGGAAGCGTGAGCAATATTGCGGAAGACAGGGGCGAACGTCCCTTGGAAAATCTTATCGAGGCCGATGTTCTGACCACCCGCCTGCTTCCGGGAGCAACTCTTGTCCACCTCAGGATCCCCGTAAATGGGCATAGCGATACGCCGGATCTGCATCTGCATGCCCGGGTACCTTGTGTCTCCCCCATGCCCGAGGGAACAAAGGTCCAGGTGCATGTCCCCTTGGACCAGATCTATGTTTTCCCGAAATCCTGA
- a CDS encoding ABC transporter permease, with amino-acid sequence MRLWFSLVVGIAALVATPILVILAHLFVPASEHWQHLASTVLPRYVSNSLLLMLGVGAGTLVIGVSTAWLVSMTNFPGRRLFEWSLIVPLAIPSYVIAFTYTGLLEFSGPVQTFLRDFFGWRSAADYWFPQIRSLPGAIVMMTLVFYPYVYMLSRAAFLEQSVCVLDASRTLGRGAWSTFFGVALPLARPAVAGGLALALMETLADFGTVDFFSVDTFVTGIYRTWKGMWLPAVAAQLGALLMLFILVLILLERWSRRGRVSHTTGYYRQLPRFQLRGVTAGLASLACAIPVFFGFLLPVTAMAVWTWQSRHLIDSRYAEMALSSLMLATISAVIAVGTAVILAYGRRLVPGRITAVAVQTATLGYATPGAVIALGIMIPFAFLDNAIDNFAYSVFGFSTGLLLTGTWTALIFAYVVRFLAVSSNTVEASLQKVTPSMDGAARTLGLSAGQTLRRVHGPIMRASLLTAGVLVFVDVMKELPATLMMRPFGLNTLAIRSFELASDGLLKESASPSLAIVLAGLIPVILASLMIARSRPGQSS; translated from the coding sequence GTGCGTCTCTGGTTCTCTCTCGTCGTCGGCATTGCCGCATTGGTCGCCACACCGATCCTGGTGATCCTCGCCCACCTGTTCGTGCCGGCCTCTGAACACTGGCAGCACCTGGCCAGCACGGTGCTCCCCCGATACGTGTCCAATTCCTTGCTTTTGATGCTCGGTGTCGGGGCAGGGACATTGGTGATCGGCGTCAGTACGGCTTGGTTGGTCAGCATGACCAATTTTCCAGGCCGTCGTCTTTTCGAGTGGAGCCTGATCGTCCCGCTGGCCATACCTTCCTACGTTATTGCCTTCACCTACACCGGCCTGCTGGAATTCAGCGGCCCGGTCCAGACCTTTCTGAGAGATTTTTTTGGCTGGCGCTCCGCCGCAGATTACTGGTTTCCACAGATCCGCTCCCTGCCGGGAGCCATCGTGATGATGACCCTGGTTTTCTATCCTTATGTGTATATGCTCTCGCGGGCCGCTTTCCTGGAGCAGTCGGTCTGCGTCCTGGATGCCAGCCGCACCCTGGGCAGAGGCGCCTGGAGCACCTTTTTCGGAGTGGCTCTGCCACTCGCAAGACCAGCCGTGGCCGGAGGCCTGGCCCTGGCCTTGATGGAAACCCTGGCAGACTTTGGGACCGTGGATTTCTTTTCCGTGGACACCTTCGTCACCGGCATCTACCGAACCTGGAAGGGCATGTGGTTGCCGGCCGTGGCCGCTCAACTGGGAGCGCTCCTGATGCTCTTCATCCTGGTCCTGATTCTTTTGGAGCGCTGGTCCAGGCGAGGACGCGTCAGTCATACCACCGGCTACTATCGTCAACTGCCCCGATTCCAGCTGCGCGGCGTCACCGCTGGGCTGGCCTCTTTGGCCTGTGCCATCCCTGTCTTTTTCGGTTTTTTGCTGCCGGTAACCGCCATGGCTGTCTGGACCTGGCAGAGCCGGCACCTCATCGATTCCAGGTATGCAGAGATGGCCTTGTCCAGCCTGATGCTGGCCACGATAAGTGCCGTGATTGCCGTTGGTACCGCCGTAATCCTGGCCTACGGTCGACGTCTGGTTCCCGGCAGGATTACCGCAGTAGCAGTTCAGACCGCGACCCTGGGGTACGCCACCCCGGGTGCGGTTATCGCTTTGGGGATCATGATCCCCTTCGCCTTCCTGGACAATGCCATCGACAACTTTGCTTACAGCGTCTTCGGCTTTTCCACCGGACTGCTGCTCACCGGAACATGGACGGCCCTGATCTTTGCCTACGTGGTTCGCTTTCTGGCTGTCTCCAGCAACACCGTTGAGGCCAGCTTGCAGAAAGTCACCCCAAGCATGGATGGTGCGGCCAGAACTTTGGGGCTTTCCGCAGGACAAACCCTGCGCCGGGTGCATGGGCCGATCATGCGTGCCAGCCTGCTCACCGCGGGCGTGCTGGTCTTCGTGGATGTGATGAAGGAACTCCCAGCCACGTTGATGATGCGCCCCTTTGGATTGAATACCCTGGCCATCCGCTCCTTTGAGCTGGCCTCGGACGGTCTGCTCAAGGAATCCGCCAGTCCCTCCCTGGCCATTGTCCTGGCCGGACTGATTCCGGTCATTCTGGCCAGCCTGATGATCGCCCGCTCCCGCCCCGGGCAATCCTCCTAA
- a CDS encoding Fe(3+) ABC transporter substrate-binding protein encodes MTSRLLVVKLRLTALFLAGCFLLSGVMTANAAEVNIYSSRQEHLIKHLLDDFTAETGIRYNLLTGDGPGLLERLRREGRNSPADVLITVDVANLVAAKNAEVLQPIQSSVLEENILPQYRDDEGFWYGLSARARIIYYDPERVDRDKITTYESLADPELGQLVCVRSSSNVYNISLTASLIAHHGEEQTEQWVRGLVGNFARTPQDNDTAQIRAVAAGECGVSIANSYYFGRLLASDAPADQDVTSRVQVMWPNQEDRGAHMNVSGAGVTASSRNVDAATKLIEFLSKEHAQEIYARVNHEFPVNPNVQPSGPVVEMGSFKADELELSVIQNYTMDAVRVMDRGGWR; translated from the coding sequence ATGACGTCTCGCTTACTTGTAGTGAAATTGCGACTCACTGCTCTTTTTCTTGCCGGATGTTTTCTCCTATCGGGAGTGATGACCGCCAACGCCGCGGAAGTGAACATCTACTCCTCTCGGCAAGAGCATCTGATCAAACATCTTCTGGATGACTTTACCGCCGAGACCGGCATCCGGTACAACCTGTTGACTGGCGATGGGCCAGGACTTTTGGAGCGATTACGCCGTGAGGGACGTAACAGTCCCGCAGACGTGCTGATTACCGTGGATGTTGCCAATCTGGTGGCCGCTAAGAATGCCGAAGTGCTGCAGCCCATCCAGTCCAGTGTGCTGGAGGAAAACATCCTTCCTCAGTACCGGGATGATGAGGGATTCTGGTACGGTCTGTCTGCCCGCGCTCGAATCATTTACTATGATCCGGAGCGGGTTGATCGAGACAAGATCACCACGTATGAATCACTGGCTGACCCGGAATTGGGGCAGTTGGTTTGCGTCCGTTCCTCTTCCAACGTCTACAATATCTCACTCACGGCCTCGCTGATTGCCCATCATGGCGAGGAGCAGACCGAGCAGTGGGTCCGGGGATTAGTGGGCAATTTTGCCAGGACTCCTCAGGACAACGACACGGCGCAGATTCGCGCCGTTGCCGCGGGTGAGTGCGGCGTGAGCATTGCCAATAGCTACTATTTTGGCCGTCTGTTGGCCTCTGACGCCCCGGCGGACCAGGATGTCACCAGTCGTGTACAAGTGATGTGGCCCAACCAGGAAGATCGCGGGGCGCATATGAACGTCAGTGGCGCCGGCGTGACCGCGAGTTCCCGGAACGTTGACGCAGCAACCAAGCTCATCGAGTTTCTCTCAAAGGAGCACGCCCAGGAGATCTATGCTCGAGTGAATCACGAATTTCCCGTGAACCCCAATGTGCAGCCCAGCGGACCGGTGGTTGAGATGGGCTCGTTCAAGGCTGACGAATTGGAACTTTCCGTCATCCAAAATTACACCATGGATGCCGTGCGGGTCATGGACCGCGGGGGATGGCGCTAG
- a CDS encoding OmpA family protein gives MMQKTVLKPLYVLLAFSLFLTMATSAIAQTERIVPRAENFLFFIDHSGSMAMSAPSESQSSLAARHDPNKQEKIEVTKEVLKAINNDIPAITFTAGLYTFGPFQEYIAPSPYDPNRLNQGIGGLRTQYDIFGRLTPMGLGLQSLDAVIGGLSNRRAVILVTDGESNIGPKPLPIIQDMYAKYGTDLCFHVISFAQTAAEKALVEQIAAINPCTVTAEVMDLQDDAKRAEFVRKVFYDVEIIPAAPVVEPTPPAPVEEVIVFRNVNFDFDRYNIKPEFEPLLREAAEIIKARPGKQVFVDGHTCNIGTAAYNMGLSERRASSVRNFLVNEGVETDRITTRGFGLTQPRFDNNTREGRSLNRRVEIRFE, from the coding sequence ATGATGCAAAAAACTGTTCTGAAACCGCTGTATGTTCTTTTGGCTTTTTCCCTCTTTCTCACTATGGCAACCTCGGCCATCGCCCAAACCGAGCGAATTGTCCCCAGAGCGGAAAACTTTCTGTTTTTTATCGACCATTCCGGATCCATGGCCATGAGCGCCCCCTCCGAGTCCCAAAGCTCCCTGGCCGCCCGCCACGATCCAAACAAGCAGGAAAAGATCGAAGTCACCAAGGAAGTCCTGAAGGCCATCAACAACGACATTCCGGCCATCACCTTCACCGCTGGTCTGTATACGTTCGGCCCGTTTCAAGAGTATATCGCTCCCTCGCCGTACGACCCCAATCGCCTGAACCAGGGGATCGGCGGCTTGCGGACCCAATACGACATTTTCGGCCGCCTCACCCCCATGGGTCTCGGCCTGCAGTCCCTTGACGCCGTGATCGGCGGTCTTTCCAACCGCAGAGCGGTGATCCTGGTCACGGACGGCGAGTCCAATATCGGCCCCAAACCGCTGCCCATCATCCAGGACATGTATGCCAAGTATGGCACCGATCTTTGCTTCCACGTGATCAGCTTTGCCCAGACTGCAGCTGAAAAGGCCCTGGTGGAGCAGATCGCCGCGATCAATCCCTGCACGGTGACCGCCGAGGTCATGGACCTGCAGGACGATGCCAAACGTGCGGAATTCGTGCGCAAGGTGTTCTACGACGTGGAAATCATCCCGGCGGCTCCTGTTGTTGAGCCCACTCCCCCGGCTCCAGTGGAAGAAGTCATCGTTTTCCGGAATGTGAATTTCGACTTTGACCGGTATAATATCAAGCCCGAATTCGAGCCTCTGCTCCGAGAAGCCGCGGAAATCATCAAGGCCCGTCCTGGCAAGCAGGTGTTCGTTGATGGCCACACATGCAACATCGGCACCGCGGCCTACAACATGGGCCTGTCCGAACGCCGGGCATCTTCCGTCCGCAACTTCCTGGTCAACGAGGGTGTTGAAACGGATCGCATCACGACCCGCGGCTTTGGATTGACCCAACCCCGATTCGACAACAATACCCGCGAAGGTCGCTCCTTGAACCGACGCGTGGAAATTCGTTTCGAATAG
- a CDS encoding GAF domain-containing sensor histidine kinase, whose protein sequence is MQSSSSLDIASLCLEYPRALSVQKRIHEKIDDYADYNFSSLQSTALNVFFDLAQEFDSFRDLMTVCALVPKVFFNLDCTLYLFQNHQRVEHFSICPETGRNPSPATNLPPLSIPTSQDGHYYLPIKGNKDLQSYYPVNSEDNLLGILDIHPEKSLSDHDRLFLEKYANRIGFQLHSRLLSQKNQEHLQFIRSLVKDIGHNVIVPNMYFKLFYRRLEGTINAMGELATDMHAAQAQAPDIGTEHWHRFINKADYIHDALQDQFREIQRHYDNTSLFLETLLRRSHFEQGRYVLEKRACNFKNQIIDPQIARFMSQFEERGIEIAWAGIPDKEIEVVVDVGLINQVYANLFSNAVKYTAPVRDARGRWVKFLSYGWEDMPHFFGNGRDGVKLNVFTTGPHIVGEERDRLFEEGFRAGNTGHEPGTGHGLFFIRQIVELHGGRMGYEPTPMGNNFFFILPKDASSHSPFLGPDNPRNRS, encoded by the coding sequence ATGCAAAGCTCATCTTCACTGGACATCGCATCACTCTGCCTGGAATATCCCAGAGCCTTGTCCGTCCAAAAACGCATCCATGAAAAGATTGACGACTATGCTGACTACAATTTCTCCTCGTTGCAAAGCACGGCTCTGAACGTATTTTTCGATCTGGCCCAGGAGTTCGACTCCTTTCGGGACCTGATGACCGTCTGCGCCCTGGTTCCCAAGGTTTTTTTCAACCTGGACTGCACGCTTTACCTTTTCCAGAATCACCAGCGCGTCGAACACTTCTCCATTTGTCCGGAAACAGGCCGAAACCCCTCTCCAGCAACCAACCTCCCGCCCTTGTCCATCCCCACATCCCAAGACGGCCACTACTACCTGCCCATCAAGGGCAACAAGGACCTGCAGTCCTACTATCCCGTCAACTCCGAAGACAATCTGCTCGGTATCCTGGACATCCATCCGGAAAAATCACTGTCTGATCACGATCGCCTTTTTTTGGAAAAATACGCCAACAGGATCGGGTTCCAGCTGCACAGTCGGCTGCTCAGCCAGAAGAACCAGGAACATCTCCAGTTCATCCGCAGTCTGGTCAAGGACATCGGCCACAATGTCATTGTGCCCAACATGTACTTCAAACTTTTCTATCGCCGACTGGAAGGCACCATCAACGCCATGGGCGAACTGGCTACGGACATGCACGCAGCCCAGGCGCAAGCCCCGGATATCGGCACCGAGCACTGGCATAGATTCATTAACAAAGCAGACTATATCCACGACGCGCTCCAGGATCAGTTCCGGGAAATCCAGCGCCACTACGACAACACCAGCCTGTTTCTGGAAACGTTGCTGCGACGCAGCCATTTTGAACAAGGCCGTTATGTGCTGGAAAAGCGGGCCTGCAACTTCAAAAATCAGATCATCGACCCGCAAATCGCCCGGTTTATGTCCCAGTTCGAAGAGCGCGGCATTGAAATCGCCTGGGCCGGCATCCCGGACAAGGAGATCGAAGTGGTGGTCGATGTCGGTCTGATCAACCAGGTCTATGCCAATCTCTTCTCCAACGCCGTAAAATATACCGCCCCGGTGCGCGATGCCCGCGGCCGATGGGTGAAATTTCTGTCCTATGGCTGGGAAGACATGCCCCATTTTTTTGGCAATGGCCGCGACGGCGTTAAACTGAACGTTTTCACCACCGGGCCGCATATCGTCGGTGAAGAGCGGGACAGGCTTTTCGAGGAAGGATTCCGGGCCGGAAACACCGGCCACGAACCGGGAACAGGCCACGGGTTGTTTTTCATTCGCCAGATCGTGGAACTACATGGGGGGCGCATGGGCTATGAACCGACTCCCATGGGCAATAATTTCTTCTTTATCCTCCCCAAGGATGCATCCTCGCATTCCCCCTTCCTCGGGCCTGACAATCCCCGCAATCGCTCTTGA
- a CDS encoding 4Fe-4S binding protein, whose translation MTRFQRIIQTLSISAFLVLLGVAFFPVPDWAPVDAFLRLDPLVMLGTVLADRTWITAMIPAAIILALTAVLGRFFCGYLCPMGTTLDITDRLARIPSLAVPSTSSRNALEEQPSSPDDSGLEPMLPPPAHPPSGLRRIKYLALFFILGAAVLGVSAVFLAAPLSLITRFYTLLIHPAAALFGDSALHFLRPLALHLDWTRLPYAEIHLPRFTTQWFLLFFFLAVFGLVRWSPRFWCRYCCPSGALLALVGRRPLIRRNVSKACTGCGACQHRCPMAAIPANPLQTAHEECIVCQECVRICPVRAVTFQPLVQPGTMPVRFSPNRRATLLAGLAGAGTASLTYTGLLEVRNEMLPGNITPEELIRPPGSLPERQFLARCIRCGLCMRSCPTNTLQPIWFQAGAIAVFSPQLTPRRGPCEPECTACGQVCPTGAIRFLTHSEKIWAKVGTAAIHRHRCLAWEWNKKCLVCDEVCPYDAIDLQRVATHDQPVPFVDGNKCSGCGFCEFHCPARPGSAIVVKPTEALRIADGSYRELGQSMGLSLQLSPGESPVDGPLDQRPWDPFLDTSTGTENDYSLPENMSDGMPNGASGTDTPPPGFTP comes from the coding sequence ATGACCCGTTTCCAACGCATTATTCAGACCCTGAGCATCAGTGCATTTCTGGTGTTGCTGGGCGTGGCCTTTTTCCCGGTGCCGGACTGGGCCCCCGTGGACGCTTTCCTTCGCCTCGACCCCCTAGTCATGCTGGGCACGGTTCTGGCCGATCGCACCTGGATCACCGCCATGATCCCGGCTGCGATCATCCTGGCCTTGACCGCTGTCCTTGGACGCTTTTTTTGCGGCTATCTCTGCCCCATGGGCACCACCCTGGATATCACCGATCGTCTGGCACGCATACCATCCCTTGCTGTTCCATCAACAAGCTCGCGAAATGCTCTGGAAGAACAGCCATCCTCTCCAGACGACTCAGGGCTGGAGCCGATGCTGCCGCCCCCGGCACATCCACCATCAGGGTTGCGTCGAATCAAATACCTGGCATTATTCTTTATCCTTGGTGCCGCGGTTTTGGGAGTATCCGCGGTATTCCTGGCTGCGCCCCTCTCGCTGATAACCCGGTTCTACACCCTGCTCATTCATCCGGCGGCGGCTCTGTTCGGGGACTCGGCCCTGCATTTTCTGCGTCCCTTGGCCCTGCACCTGGATTGGACGCGACTTCCCTATGCCGAAATCCACCTCCCCAGATTTACAACCCAGTGGTTTCTGCTGTTTTTCTTTTTGGCCGTGTTCGGCCTGGTGCGATGGAGCCCCCGGTTTTGGTGCCGGTATTGCTGTCCCTCCGGTGCGCTGCTGGCCCTTGTGGGGCGACGACCGCTTATCCGCAGGAACGTTTCCAAGGCCTGCACCGGATGCGGCGCCTGCCAACATCGCTGCCCCATGGCGGCCATACCCGCAAATCCGTTGCAGACCGCACATGAGGAATGCATTGTCTGCCAGGAATGCGTCCGGATCTGCCCGGTCCGGGCCGTGACCTTTCAGCCGCTTGTTCAGCCCGGCACCATGCCGGTCCGGTTTTCTCCCAATCGCCGGGCAACGCTTCTGGCCGGATTGGCCGGAGCCGGAACAGCGTCGTTGACATATACCGGACTGCTTGAAGTCCGTAACGAAATGCTCCCAGGGAACATCACTCCGGAAGAGTTGATTCGTCCCCCGGGCAGCCTCCCGGAACGCCAATTCCTGGCCCGATGTATCCGTTGCGGGCTGTGCATGCGGTCCTGCCCGACAAATACCCTGCAGCCCATCTGGTTTCAGGCCGGAGCCATCGCTGTGTTCAGCCCGCAACTGACACCAAGGCGAGGGCCATGCGAACCGGAATGCACTGCCTGCGGCCAGGTCTGCCCCACCGGAGCCATTCGGTTTCTCACCCATTCCGAAAAAATCTGGGCCAAGGTAGGCACTGCGGCGATCCATCGCCATCGCTGCCTGGCCTGGGAATGGAACAAAAAATGTCTTGTTTGTGATGAAGTTTGCCCGTATGATGCCATTGACTTACAAAGGGTGGCGACGCATGACCAACCCGTCCCCTTCGTGGATGGCAATAAATGCTCGGGATGCGGATTTTGCGAGTTCCACTGCCCCGCCCGGCCAGGATCGGCCATTGTTGTCAAACCCACGGAGGCACTGCGCATAGCCGATGGTTCCTACAGGGAACTCGGCCAAAGCATGGGGCTCTCACTCCAATTGTCTCCAGGGGAGTCCCCCGTTGACGGCCCTCTGGATCAGCGCCCTTGGGACCCTTTTCTGGACACCTCAACCGGCACTGAAAACGACTATAGCTTGCCTGAAAACATGTCGGATGGGATGCCCAACGGAGCATCCGGAACGGATACTCCGCCACCAGGTTTCACCCCCTGA
- a CDS encoding DUF362 domain-containing protein gives MFQKPSTTASNCLSESIRISRRGLLKAQSKAALVFAAVSSGLFRVSPLLADQSFPDGPDLSIARGGPGPATRAAVEALGGMAAFVRPGQRVVIKPNMSFAHPPERATNTHPDVVRELAVMCTEAGAARVRILDHPLQSAEMCLVQSGIQQACAGLPDVSVHTLSAARFFRDVAIPQGEQLRQTQVMEDVLAADVLIAAPVAKSHSATGVSLAMKGMLGLILDRGILHRRFDLHTAIVDLTTLLRPDLTVVDATRVLSTNGPFGPGKVLQEDTVIASRDVVAADAMTVSMFEWYGRRIAPRQVRHILLAHDRGLGTMDLSGLQIAETTA, from the coding sequence ATGTTCCAAAAGCCATCGACAACCGCTTCGAATTGTCTTTCCGAATCCATACGCATCTCCCGCCGCGGCCTTCTCAAGGCCCAGAGCAAGGCCGCATTGGTTTTTGCCGCGGTGAGTTCCGGGCTCTTCCGTGTCTCCCCACTCCTGGCGGACCAGAGTTTTCCAGATGGCCCGGATCTGAGCATCGCTCGGGGCGGCCCCGGCCCGGCGACCAGAGCCGCGGTGGAGGCCCTGGGCGGCATGGCCGCCTTTGTTCGCCCCGGCCAGCGGGTGGTGATCAAGCCGAACATGAGCTTTGCCCATCCCCCGGAGCGGGCCACGAACACCCACCCGGACGTGGTCCGGGAACTTGCCGTGATGTGCACGGAGGCCGGTGCCGCGCGTGTGCGCATTCTGGATCATCCGCTGCAAAGCGCGGAGATGTGTCTGGTCCAATCCGGCATTCAACAAGCCTGTGCCGGCTTGCCCGATGTTTCCGTACATACCCTAAGCGCCGCGCGTTTTTTTCGCGATGTCGCCATCCCCCAAGGCGAACAACTGCGGCAAACCCAGGTCATGGAGGACGTGCTGGCTGCCGACGTGCTGATCGCCGCGCCGGTGGCCAAGTCTCATTCCGCCACGGGAGTCAGTCTGGCCATGAAGGGCATGCTCGGGCTGATCCTGGACCGGGGCATATTGCACCGCCGGTTCGACCTGCATACGGCCATCGTGGACCTGACGACCCTGCTGAGACCCGACCTGACGGTGGTGGACGCCACCAGGGTGCTCTCCACCAACGGCCCCTTTGGTCCGGGCAAGGTTCTTCAGGAGGATACGGTGATCGCCTCCCGGGACGTCGTGGCCGCGGACGCCATGACCGTCAGTATGTTTGAGTGGTATGGTCGACGCATCGCGCCGCGGCAGGTCCGGCACATCCTGCTGGCCCATGATCGCGGCTTGGGCACCATGGACCTGTCCGGTTTGCAAATTGCCGAAACCACCGCATGA
- the nadC gene encoding carboxylating nicotinate-nucleotide diphosphorylase, whose protein sequence is MDDHSRFHSFFHGEALEYLDRLIRISLEEDGRDLTAEALFSETDRAEAVIRVKQDSRIVGLPIIAQVLKQLPGPVQVRYDVAEGQRITSGTYVARLHGQARSLLKAERVILNFIGRLSGIANLTEIFLQQIAGTGVRLLDTRKTTPGLRYPEKYAVFMGGGTNHRLNLSDMLMLKDNHIDRAGGITPAVRKLLAAYDPCPPIEVECRTLREVAEVIALPVQRIMLDNMTPEQIAQALAMIPKTMETEISGGVNLETIADLAALRPTFISVGALTHSAVCADISMSIDLTAGAADLSSPYQLQG, encoded by the coding sequence ATGGACGATCACTCACGCTTTCATTCCTTTTTTCACGGTGAAGCCCTGGAGTATCTGGACCGGCTGATACGGATCAGCCTGGAAGAAGATGGCCGGGATTTGACCGCTGAAGCGCTTTTTTCAGAAACCGACAGGGCCGAGGCAGTGATTCGGGTCAAGCAGGATTCTCGCATTGTCGGGTTGCCGATCATTGCCCAGGTCCTGAAGCAGCTGCCGGGCCCGGTACAGGTGCGCTACGACGTGGCGGAAGGGCAGCGGATCACCTCGGGAACATATGTCGCTCGTCTGCATGGTCAAGCCCGGAGCCTGCTCAAGGCGGAGAGGGTGATCCTGAACTTCATCGGTCGGCTGTCCGGCATCGCCAACCTGACGGAGATATTTCTTCAGCAAATCGCCGGGACGGGAGTCCGCCTGCTGGACACCCGGAAAACCACTCCCGGTCTGCGCTACCCGGAAAAATACGCCGTGTTCATGGGGGGCGGCACCAATCACCGCTTGAATCTCAGTGACATGCTGATGCTCAAGGACAACCATATCGATCGGGCGGGGGGCATTACCCCGGCAGTGCGCAAACTGCTGGCTGCCTATGATCCTTGTCCTCCCATCGAGGTTGAATGCCGAACCCTGCGGGAGGTGGCTGAGGTGATTGCCTTGCCGGTGCAGCGGATCATGTTGGACAACATGACCCCGGAGCAGATAGCCCAAGCCTTGGCCATGATCCCCAAAACCATGGAAACCGAGATCAGCGGTGGCGTGAACCTGGAGACCATCGCTGATTTGGCCGCACTTCGGCCAACATTCATTTCCGTCGGCGCTCTGACCCATTCGGCGGTCTGCGCGGACATCAGCATGAGCATCGATCTGACCGCCGGTGCCGCCGATCTTTCTTCGCCTTATCAACTCCAAGGATGA